The following proteins are encoded in a genomic region of Odontesthes bonariensis isolate fOdoBon6 chromosome 19, fOdoBon6.hap1, whole genome shotgun sequence:
- the LOC142369449 gene encoding uncharacterized protein LOC142369449, producing the protein GLTVSPSSSQFFKGDSVSLSCEEDHSSAGWTLRRNTSRGTRTQCDDWGEAAGSSCNIRYMFPWDSGVYWCESREGAASNSISLTVSGGSVILQSPVLPVMEGGDVTLSCQTKTPPSNPPAAFYKDGSLIRAEPTGHMTLLHVNRSDEGFYSCSISGHGESPSSRLFVREKPITSSPPSSSIPPGSTSPLSSPRPPPATLSHHEVVLFAACVGVFLLLLVLLVLLVLLVRRCVHRKAEEPDPAAVYSAVSYGEVVFRDRKDGPKTRVNPAEPDPAAVYSAVRTDHVSYGEVVIRGRKDKIKTRGTATLT; encoded by the exons GGTCTGACTGTGAGTCCCAGCAGCTCTCAGTTCTTTAAAGGAGACTCTGTGTCTCTGAGCTGTGAGGAGGACCACAGCTCTGCTGGATGGACTCTGAGGAGGAACACAAGCAGAGGAACCAGGACTCAGTGTGATGACTGGGGAGAAGCAGCCGGTTCCTCCTGTAACATCAGATACATGTTCCCATGGGacagtggagtttactggtgtgagtccagagagggagcagccagtaacagcatcagcctcactGTCTCTG gTGGATCAGTGATCCTGCAGAGTCCTGTCCTCCCTGTGATGGAGGGAGGTGACGTCACTCTGAGCTGTCAAACAAAGACCCCTCCCTCCAACCCCCCAGCTGCTTTCTATAAAGATGGCTCCCTCATCAGGGCGGAGCCTACAGGTCACATGACCCTCCTCCATGTTAACAGGTCTGATGAAGGATTCTACAGCTGTAGCATCAGCGGTCATGGAGAGTCTCCATCCAGCCGGCTGTTTGTCAGAG AGAAACCCATCACCTCTTCTCCTCCATCATCTTCAATTCCTCCTGGTTCCACCTCTCCTCTTTCCTCCCCTCGTCCTCCTCCTGCTACTCTTTCTCATCATGAGGTGGTGTTATTTGCTGCCTGTGTTGGGGTCTTCCTGCTGTtactggttctactggttctactggttctactGGTGAGACGATGTGTCCACAGGAAAGCTGAAG AGCCCGATCCAGCTGCTGTGTACTCTGCAGTGAGCTATGGAGAAGTCGTCTTCAGAGACCGTAAAGACGGACCAAAGACCCGAG TTAACCCTGCAGAGCCCGATCCAGCTGCTGTGTACTCTGCAGTGAGGACAGACCACGTCAGCTATGGAGAAGTCGTCATCAGAGGCCGTAAAGACAAAATAAAGACCCGAGGTACAGCAACTTTAACCTGA